A stretch of Methylogaea oryzae DNA encodes these proteins:
- the narJ gene encoding nitrate reductase molybdenum cofactor assembly chaperone — MSAIPGNAGVSPARCGQDGRAPILTLKVLSALLGYPQAETLAALDEMAEAVERERLLAPPQAGALLAFIDAWRSADLLELQENYVALFDRGRNLSLHIFEHVHGESRDRGQAMVDLLALYESHGFELATRELPDYIPLFLEYLSQQSHAAAASLLRDAMPVLSLLGARLAERGSAYHVLLDALAGIAGQPAEAEGIRRRAAAEEPDQTLLRMDEIWEEEAVSFLGNPNACQKPSATEHPIVVAPPRAPQPHAQPENRP, encoded by the coding sequence ATGAGTGCCATACCTGGGAACGCGGGCGTCTCGCCCGCCCGGTGCGGCCAGGATGGCCGCGCTCCCATATTGACGCTGAAAGTGCTGTCCGCCCTGCTCGGCTACCCGCAGGCGGAAACCCTGGCCGCCCTGGACGAAATGGCCGAGGCCGTCGAACGGGAACGACTGCTCGCGCCGCCGCAAGCCGGCGCCTTGCTCGCTTTCATCGACGCTTGGCGCAGCGCCGACCTGCTGGAACTGCAGGAAAACTACGTCGCCTTGTTCGACCGGGGCCGCAACCTGTCCCTGCACATATTCGAGCATGTGCACGGCGAATCCCGCGACCGCGGCCAAGCCATGGTGGACTTGCTGGCGCTGTACGAATCCCACGGTTTCGAGCTGGCCACGCGGGAGCTGCCGGATTACATCCCCTTGTTCCTGGAATACCTGTCCCAACAGTCCCACGCAGCCGCGGCCTCCCTGCTGCGGGACGCCATGCCGGTGCTGAGTCTGTTGGGCGCGCGGCTGGCCGAGCGCGGCAGCGCCTACCATGTCTTACTCGACGCCCTGGCCGGCATCGCCGGCCAACCGGCCGAGGCGGAAGGCATTCGCCGCCGCGCCGCCGCGGAAGAGCCGGACCAGACGCTGCTGCGCATGGACGAAATTTGGGAAGAAGAGGCGGTCAGCTTCCTGGGCAACCCCAATGCCTGCCAAAAACCCTCCGCCACCGAACACCCCATCGTCGTGGCGCCGCCCCGCGCCCCCCAGCCGCACGCTCAGCCGGAGAACCGCCCATGA